The Neurospora crassa OR74A linkage group V, whole genome shotgun sequence sequence TGCCCCTTTCGCCGTTGAGTAGGTACTAACTGCAGcgatccttttttttttttttttaccttacCACTGCCGACGGCTTCCTGTTACTCCGAGATTGTATATTCGGTGGCTTCCGGGATCAGTTGGTCTGGCGTATTTGCAAGATTGATATAGATGAATTCGCATGATCAATCAATGTATACTATCGGTGAGTTGAATTAAGCAATCTGGTATGAACAATATGCACTCTGGTCTGTGGAGGACAGAAAGGTTCAACAGACGATGTCATCGTCCACATGACATTCATCTACATCCAACACATTGCCAGGAATGGGCGGGCTTAGACTGTTGTTTCATCGAAATGCAAGTCTGGTTCGCTGAATCCAAATACAGCATCGTCCAGCGTAGCTTTCAATGTGACGAGTACCGAATACTCTCAATCTAGAAATAAGGTGTCGATCTGTTTGCGGCTTAAAACCAAGTTTACCTGCGGTTTTAGCGAAAAGGTATCAACTGCCGGTTAGACGGGAGGATGAACGTGACCACACCTTTGCGGAGACCGAAGCGCTATGATGCGGACACTTTCCGCGGTTGGGGACACTTCAAGATTAAGGTAATGAGCCGGGCAGGCTATGCTGCTCTCCGTATCAACAAGAGATAGTTATGTTGGCTTCACAGGTTCTTGATAGCCCCAAGACTCGACAACTAGCAGCCAGCAACACCGGCATCGGCATGCGAGTTCATCACCCAGATTTGCCTATATCACATCTTAGGTATGGCCGCATCTGACCACGCCACAATGATACCGGAAACTACCCTTTGCTCGCCTATGCTATGAGGACGCAGCAACAGTGGGGGGGACGTGATAATATAGGGGATACCGGTATATATCAATTGTGTTATCACCTGCAGGTCCCGAATTCAaaacttcctccttcctggTTGATACCACCTCCTATCTGTACTTCCCACGAGCTGTTTCGTTTCGTAGCCTGGATCACCATGTCTAAGCCTGACGCCCTGCAGCAATATTTGCGCAGCGAGTAACAAAACGACATTGCCTGGAAACATACTATCGCGATCCTGGTTGGTATGTTGGCAACTCATCTTGGGCAGGTAAGTCCAATTGGCCTTACCGGAGCTTtatgaaaaaaaaactggTCCGGGTTCCTTTCAGCGGAATGGAAACATCTTGGACTGCAGAAACAAACATCACTGGGACGTTTAACCACCCTGCCGGATCATACAAACGGCCTGATGATGCGGCGTGTGAAACATGGGATCCTGCGATGCTTACCTGACGTACTTGGACCTTCCACTCTCGCCGTGAGGGAACATTTGTCAAGTTTGAGTTAAAACCGATGGGCTGGATCCAGACTGCCATCGAGTCCACTGTTCGGTTCGTTGGAGGACGAACACAAAAAGGAGTCGGCCCTGCTGTGACTGCTCTTCTATTCTGAACCACAAAATCCTTCCATACGTCTACACATGAGAGCACCATGGGTATACTTGATGATTGACAGTGAAGGCGCAAAGGTGAGTTGCCCTGACGGTGGTTGATTGGTGCTAAAGTCCATCAGACGGGCGGTCGGGTGTAAGTCGAGCTTCTCCCAGTTGAGTGGAGTGAGAGACGTCGGTTGTTCGCTCTACTGCGTAGATGGTGCAAGCAGGGAGCAGAGGTGGTCAAAGCTCGAGCTATAGCACTATGGCGATAGGAAACGCGTTCGTCTCCGCACTGACATCCCATAGAAGTAGCTGCCCTATTATCCTATCGGCTGATGCCATTCCACACCTTACGACCAAGAAGGAAGGCGTGAAGGAAGGTGAGGGTAAGAGCGGCGGTTCTGTGTGATAAAATATGTGCGAATTGAGAGCTGAGATTACCAGGTAGTACCACGGCTGGTGCACAATACGTAACGGGAATAATTGCAACAAAAAAATTGGTCAGAGTCCCCGAGGCAGTCTTGATGTGGGGTAGAGGTTTTCTTCAAAGGGCCAGGTTTGCTCAACTGTcaccatcctcatcgtcatcacgATCACTGCTatcagcagcatcagcagcgcCCCCCAACCTCCTTTACTCTCACTATCAGCGTGGCCGTTGGTTTGGATGTAGCACCGCAAACATGGCTCCCGTTCGCGACCCCAACACCCTGTCCAACTATGATGCTTGGAGGACTCGTCACACCACGGCCAACCTCAAGATCGACTTCACAGCCAAGTGTTTACGCGGCTCCGTTATCCTTGAGCTCGAGTCTCAGACGGACAAGGCCAGTAAGGAGATCGTTCTTGACTCCAGCTATGTCACCGTGAACTCCATCAAGCTCAACTCGGCCCCCTCGTTATGGGAGACCAAGGCCCGCACCGAACCCAACGGTTCCCCCGTCCACATCGCCGTCCCCGAGGGTGCCGCCAAGGGCGAGGTCGTCAAGGTTGAGATTGAGCTTGCCACCACGGACAAGTGCACTGCCCTGCAGTGGCTCACCCCGGCTCAGACTAGCGACAAGGCGGCCCCCTTCATGTTCAGCCAGTGCCAGGCCATCCACGCCCGCTCGCTCTTCCCCTGCCAGGACACTCCAGACGTCAAAAGCACCTACGACTTCAACATCACCAGCCCCTACGTTGTTGTAGCCAGTGGCGTGCCCGTGCCTGACGAGACCAAGGATTTgggcgaggagaagctgTACAAGTTCCAGCAAAAGGTGCCCATCCCGTCCTACCTGTTCGCCCTCTCGTCTGGAGAGATTGCCAGCGCCCCTGTCGGCAAGCGCTCTTGTGTTTGCACCGGCCCCAACGAGCTGAAGGCGTCTCAATGGGAGCTGGAGGGTGATATGGACAAGTTCCTGGAGGCTGCAGAGAAGATTGTGTTTCCCTACAGGTGGGGCGAGTACAATGTTCTCGTCCTGCCCCCTAGCTTCCCTTATGGAGGTGAGTGCAAAAAAGCGAGATAACGAGAATGAAGATATGCTGTGAACGCTGACAATGTGCCTCCTCCCATAGGCATGGAGAACCCCATCTTCACCTTTGCTACCCCTACCATCATCAGTGGCGACAAGCAAAACATTGACGTTATTGCCCACGAGCTCGCGCACAGCTGGA is a genomic window containing:
- a CDS encoding leukotriene A-4 hydrolase; this encodes MWGRGFLQRARFAQLSPSSSSSRSLLSAASAAPPNLLYSHYQRGRWFGCSTANMAPVRDPNTLSNYDAWRTRHTTANLKIDFTAKCLRGSVILELESQTDKASKEIVLDSSYVTVNSIKLNSAPSLWETKARTEPNGSPVHIAVPEGAAKGEVVKVEIELATTDKCTALQWLTPAQTSDKAAPFMFSQCQAIHARSLFPCQDTPDVKSTYDFNITSPYVVVASGVPVPDETKDLGEEKLYKFQQKVPIPSYLFALSSGEIASAPVGKRSCVCTGPNELKASQWELEGDMDKFLEAAEKIVFPYRWGEYNVLVLPPSFPYGGMENPIFTFATPTIISGDKQNIDVIAHELAHSWSGNLVTSCSWEHFWLNEGWTMYLERRILASIHGGDAHFDFSAIRGWKALEEAIKEYGEDHEFTKLCISHKGIDPDDAFSTVPYEKGFHFVWSLDRLVGRENFDKFIPYYFGKWSNKSLDSYEFKDTFLEFFSAPEYSDLKDKIASIDWEGRFHSTGLPPKPEFDTSLADVCYELAEKWKSKDFTPSPSDVASWTGNQVLVFLNAVQDFEEPLTVEQSQALGKAYGLSESKNAELKAAYYHIAMRSKDASAYQGVADLLGEVGRMKFVRPLFRGLNKVDRELALKTFEKNREFYHPICRQMVEKDLGVSEAANSS